One Armatimonadia bacterium DNA segment encodes these proteins:
- a CDS encoding metallophosphoesterase, translated as MHRRRFLALLGGGVASLAAAGVCCGEGQDTWDLRLTCWRVPVPRLPHSLDGVRVAHLSDFHVGDDVPASFVIQALEMAQAAKPDLIALTGDFVSYNWKNLEHVQPALSRLHAPLGVYACLGNHDDFCDRAKYITDGLEDCGIEVLTNTSRRLAGHKDAWVVGVDDPCTERHDFDRALKGVPHEDFRLLLAHSPEIADAAAQLSIDLVLAGHTHGGQVNLPLVGPPVVPTKYGPRYAWGLFDCHGTRMVVSRGVGVVEPVIRFRCPPEVGLLTLCRGDWALPAGQWGVDGRALGRKLRGSLTGLRSLLSGVHSGI; from the coding sequence ATGCACAGGCGACGCTTCCTGGCGCTGCTTGGCGGCGGAGTGGCCAGCCTTGCCGCCGCTGGAGTGTGCTGTGGCGAAGGGCAGGATACCTGGGACCTGCGCCTGACCTGTTGGCGGGTGCCGGTACCGCGTCTCCCCCACTCCCTTGATGGGGTGCGTGTCGCACACCTGTCGGATTTCCATGTCGGGGACGACGTGCCGGCGAGCTTCGTGATCCAGGCTCTGGAGATGGCTCAGGCGGCTAAGCCGGACCTGATCGCTCTGACCGGCGACTTCGTCTCGTACAACTGGAAGAACCTGGAGCATGTGCAACCGGCTCTGTCGCGACTCCATGCCCCTCTGGGCGTCTATGCGTGCCTGGGCAACCACGACGATTTCTGCGATCGTGCCAAGTACATCACCGATGGCCTGGAGGACTGCGGCATCGAGGTACTGACCAACACCTCCAGGCGGCTGGCGGGGCACAAGGACGCCTGGGTGGTCGGCGTCGATGACCCGTGCACGGAGCGCCATGATTTCGACCGGGCGCTGAAGGGCGTGCCGCACGAGGATTTCCGGCTGCTACTGGCTCACTCGCCGGAGATTGCCGACGCAGCGGCACAGTTGTCGATCGACCTGGTGCTCGCAGGCCATACTCACGGCGGCCAGGTGAATCTGCCGCTGGTGGGCCCACCGGTCGTGCCGACCAAGTACGGTCCGCGCTATGCCTGGGGCCTCTTCGACTGTCACGGCACGCGGATGGTGGTGAGCCGTGGCGTCGGCGTGGTCGAGCCCGTGATTCGGTTCCGCTGTCCCCCTGAGGTCGGGCTGTTGACGCTCTGCCGCGGCGACTGGGCGCTCCCCGCAGGCCAGTGGGGAGTGGACGGTCGGGCTCTGGGTCGGAAGTTGCGTGGGTCGCTCACGGGCCTGCGCAGTCTTCTGAGCGGCGTTCATTCGGGGATCTAG
- a CDS encoding PEGA domain-containing protein, producing the protein MGLLLLAVLVSASAQEAPRPGLDAPQLRVAVAPFRAIGADAALAQQITNSLRAALAGHAQLQIVSGAEVDRAVAAAEADLLALKPGVARALGDKLGVDAVVYGRLVGDVGSLVDDPLPTSGIFAQLHVVETLTLEGQVLPGGALPLAAGTDPTADLFTATLELLPALGRVLSVIESPEGSTIQLFPLGGRVLAPNTEYGVYDAVIYHAGGDATARSQALARQDLRPGPLKGRLRTAAASDDHAIAATVVTPGLRVNAGQLVGLPPLPGSKQQGLSLPGMIVDCESGEAVVLVAGKVAGLTPVSLTLAPGVKSTVQVLRKDCQPAGVEVTAAATDAIAVSLAVKELAPSGSLQVATAPAGASATLDGNPIGTTPLKLEEITAGDHRLILSLEGYKPLQQAVTVRRQKPTALNLSFQKDLKRVLIASDPAGARVSVDGQEVGVSPVELQEVQAGVHELQLLLSGYSVEKQELRVTPEQDAQTFRFRLRQLAGNLRVETTPPGAVVTLDGVEKGKSPLALTGLGIGQHQLNLALDGFLPVAKTVEVSDQQTTAVQEALSRAEGKIVCLSVPAGARVLLDGRDVGVTPLTLEDVPVGKRLISLTLEGYLPWSARVPVIHGQATKVEVGLLRGTQAGPNQ; encoded by the coding sequence GTGGGCCTGCTCCTGCTAGCGGTCCTGGTCTCGGCGTCGGCTCAGGAGGCCCCACGACCAGGCCTGGATGCGCCACAGTTGCGCGTTGCCGTGGCCCCCTTCCGGGCGATCGGTGCAGATGCGGCCCTGGCACAGCAGATCACGAACAGCCTCCGGGCAGCCCTCGCCGGTCATGCGCAACTCCAGATTGTGAGCGGCGCGGAAGTGGACCGGGCAGTGGCGGCTGCTGAGGCCGACTTGCTGGCGCTGAAGCCGGGAGTGGCGCGGGCCCTTGGTGACAAGCTCGGCGTCGACGCAGTGGTCTATGGTCGGCTTGTGGGCGACGTCGGCAGCCTCGTGGACGACCCCTTGCCCACGAGCGGGATCTTTGCACAGCTTCACGTGGTAGAGACTCTCACCCTTGAGGGCCAGGTGCTCCCCGGTGGGGCCCTGCCTCTGGCCGCCGGTACAGACCCGACTGCGGACCTCTTCACGGCGACGCTGGAGCTTCTGCCGGCGCTTGGACGCGTGCTGTCGGTGATTGAGAGCCCCGAGGGATCAACGATTCAGCTCTTCCCGCTTGGCGGGAGAGTACTGGCGCCGAACACCGAGTATGGTGTATATGATGCGGTGATCTACCATGCCGGTGGCGATGCGACCGCTCGCAGCCAGGCACTGGCTCGACAAGACCTCCGACCGGGGCCGCTGAAGGGTCGGCTTCGCACGGCAGCGGCGTCGGATGACCACGCGATCGCCGCAACCGTCGTTACGCCGGGGCTGCGAGTGAACGCCGGGCAGCTTGTCGGACTTCCCCCACTCCCCGGCTCAAAGCAGCAGGGGCTGAGTCTGCCGGGCATGATCGTGGACTGCGAGTCGGGCGAGGCAGTGGTGCTCGTGGCGGGCAAGGTGGCAGGGCTGACTCCGGTGTCGCTGACGCTTGCGCCGGGCGTGAAGAGCACCGTGCAGGTGCTGCGGAAGGACTGCCAGCCGGCCGGCGTCGAGGTGACGGCGGCTGCGACAGACGCAATCGCGGTAAGCCTGGCAGTGAAGGAGCTTGCGCCCTCTGGGTCTCTGCAGGTGGCGACAGCACCGGCCGGTGCAAGCGCAACGCTAGACGGGAACCCGATCGGCACCACCCCGCTTAAGCTAGAGGAGATCACGGCCGGCGATCACCGCCTCATACTGAGCCTCGAGGGCTACAAGCCTCTGCAGCAGGCGGTGACGGTGCGTCGCCAGAAGCCGACCGCGCTCAACCTGAGCTTCCAGAAGGACCTCAAGCGCGTGCTGATCGCCTCCGATCCAGCAGGTGCCAGGGTGTCTGTCGACGGACAGGAAGTCGGGGTGAGCCCGGTGGAGCTTCAGGAGGTTCAAGCGGGTGTCCACGAGCTGCAACTGCTGCTTTCCGGCTACTCGGTGGAGAAGCAGGAGCTGCGCGTGACCCCAGAGCAGGACGCACAGACCTTCCGGTTCAGGTTGCGTCAGTTGGCAGGGAACCTGCGCGTCGAGACCACTCCGCCGGGGGCAGTGGTGACACTGGATGGGGTCGAAAAGGGCAAGAGTCCGCTGGCCCTGACCGGACTTGGGATCGGTCAGCATCAGCTCAACCTCGCCCTGGATGGGTTCCTGCCTGTTGCCAAGACGGTGGAAGTGTCCGACCAGCAGACCACTGCGGTTCAGGAGGCGCTGAGCCGGGCTGAAGGCAAGATCGTGTGCTTGAGCGTGCCGGCCGGAGCGAGGGTTCTGCTGGATGGTCGCGACGTCGGGGTAACGCCCTTGACCCTCGAGGACGTGCCGGTGGGTAAGCGCTTGATCTCCCTGACGCTGGAGGGGTACCTGCCGTGGTCGGCTCGGGTGCCGGTAATCCACGGCCAGGCCACCAAAGTCGAAGTGGGCCTGCTGCGGGGCACGCAGGCGGGTCCGAACCAGTAG
- a CDS encoding carbon-nitrogen hydrolase family protein, translated as MAKLIRVSTIAWSGGSAGLKSLEEVHARLSELLEEAARAKPDLVALTEFCNVYNGTDSSEQAQPVPGPTTELCGEIARKHNMYIVCNLPALIDGKMRNASVFLGRDGQVVGQYYKYQPTIGEMDKGTVPGEDAYVFDLDFGPTGAAICFDLKFIEVGQSLAAKRCRLCVFSSMFIGGDRLSHWARDFGMYMVSSVPARSYIVDMGGRVLAETGYEINQVRAGFLPPIATAQINMDRMLFHLDTNQNKFADMIRKYGPGVEIEVHYPEAHFTLASKMEGVTVEDLIQEFELEPWLDYLDRARGVRRSRLAG; from the coding sequence ATGGCGAAGTTGATTCGTGTCTCGACGATTGCGTGGTCCGGTGGCTCGGCGGGCCTCAAGTCGCTTGAGGAGGTCCACGCCCGGCTGAGTGAGCTGCTGGAGGAAGCCGCTCGCGCCAAGCCGGACCTGGTCGCACTCACCGAGTTCTGCAACGTGTACAACGGCACAGACTCCTCTGAGCAGGCGCAGCCGGTCCCCGGTCCCACCACTGAGCTCTGTGGCGAGATCGCGCGCAAGCACAACATGTACATCGTCTGCAACCTCCCCGCGCTGATCGACGGCAAGATGCGCAATGCTTCCGTGTTCCTGGGGCGTGACGGGCAGGTCGTCGGTCAGTACTACAAGTACCAGCCAACCATCGGGGAAATGGACAAGGGGACCGTGCCGGGCGAGGACGCGTACGTCTTTGACCTGGACTTCGGCCCCACCGGTGCGGCCATCTGCTTCGACCTGAAGTTCATCGAGGTCGGCCAGAGCTTGGCCGCCAAGCGGTGCCGCCTCTGTGTGTTCTCCTCCATGTTCATCGGCGGCGACCGGCTGTCGCACTGGGCACGGGACTTCGGGATGTACATGGTCTCGTCGGTCCCCGCGCGCAGCTACATCGTCGACATGGGTGGTCGTGTGCTGGCAGAGACCGGGTACGAGATCAACCAGGTGCGGGCCGGGTTCCTCCCCCCCATCGCAACGGCCCAGATCAACATGGACCGGATGCTCTTCCACCTCGACACCAACCAGAACAAGTTCGCCGACATGATCAGAAAGTACGGGCCGGGCGTGGAGATCGAGGTCCACTACCCGGAGGCACACTTCACGCTGGCCAGCAAGATGGAGGGCGTTACCGTTGAGGACCTGATCCAGGAGTTCGAGCTGGAGCCGTGGCTCGACTACCTCGACCGGGCACGAGGCGTGCGTCGCAGCAGGCTTGCAGGCTAG
- a CDS encoding zinc-ribbon domain-containing protein, protein MTLFDRFKHAAEQVVDSASRQGQVLQLQSKLGHVQEDIERQYAEAGKRVREMHRARQVADSQLLVIMERVDELEKEMEGLRQQVQDVQQGKPVETAAPAPESAATVTPPQVVTASPSQAPAPEGAPPTTPTAIPVHQPPVAAPPAEPEKVLCPECGAQVAAKARFCPECGEKLAES, encoded by the coding sequence ATGACTCTTTTCGATCGCTTCAAGCACGCCGCAGAGCAGGTTGTTGACTCCGCCTCACGACAGGGCCAGGTCCTCCAGCTCCAGAGCAAACTGGGGCACGTTCAGGAGGACATCGAGAGACAGTACGCTGAGGCAGGCAAGCGTGTCCGCGAGATGCACCGGGCGCGACAGGTTGCCGACAGCCAACTCCTGGTCATCATGGAGCGGGTTGACGAGCTGGAGAAGGAGATGGAGGGGCTACGCCAGCAGGTACAGGACGTGCAACAGGGCAAGCCGGTGGAGACAGCCGCTCCGGCTCCGGAGAGCGCTGCTACGGTCACGCCGCCGCAGGTTGTGACGGCGTCTCCGTCCCAGGCTCCCGCACCCGAGGGCGCGCCACCGACCACTCCGACGGCAATCCCGGTCCATCAGCCGCCCGTCGCTGCACCACCTGCGGAGCCCGAGAAGGTCCTGTGCCCCGAGTGCGGCGCACAGGTGGCCGCCAAGGCGCGTTTCTGCCCGGAGTGCGGTGAGAAGCTGGCTGAGAGCTAG